A region of Pueribacillus theae DNA encodes the following proteins:
- a CDS encoding DUF6429 family protein, with protein sequence MEEKIKDLTLLLLYLTSWKENDDLFGEMRRSWKGYPFEVLDELTDGDLIRGSKRSKSVYLTEAGIKEAEALVKKYFNNLEMSEEEERK encoded by the coding sequence ATGGAGGAAAAGATTAAGGATCTTACGCTGTTATTGCTATACTTAACATCATGGAAAGAGAATGACGACCTTTTTGGGGAAATGAGAAGAAGTTGGAAGGGCTATCCGTTTGAGGTGCTGGATGAACTTACTGATGGGGATTTAATTCGAGGAAGTAAAAGATCAAAGTCAGTTTATTTAACCGAGGCCGGCATAAAAGAAGCTGAAGCATTAGTAAAAAAGTATTTCAATAATTTGGAAATGAGTGAAGAAGAGGAGAGGAAATAA
- a CDS encoding plasmid pRiA4b ORF-3 family protein, giving the protein MLIQCTKALLNQIGIKHSELASSGDYEQFPSSFMSWHANFVSLDKGKAIILMNNETRYPIVIYKPKKKDLFKIKELICEAISVALRMEGVRKEVIETYMAKAGEISFSQTSGRSMVAKMNNAVREIGFMQEFLDEETTIQRYISIAAGRLIQGSGTNEYFYPYEKMLQCLGIVALNKSEAVDEVLDVELYQLKIQINLEGHDIWRRVLVPSTYSFRHLHHIIQTVFDWQNYHLHEFVVGRGENERLLQIVMDDDPETMEFVNFDNVEIRKEQFVALEDIFPKYNVVSYEYDFGDSWEHTITLEKVVKSKSFQATYIDGNGERPPEDVGGAPGFEEYLSLIENKKHPMHHEMKAWAENQKERKFSPEKIDQRLKRTISGYSYSPFSC; this is encoded by the coding sequence ATGTTAATCCAATGTACAAAAGCCTTGCTTAATCAAATAGGCATAAAACATAGCGAGTTAGCTTCTTCTGGGGATTACGAGCAATTCCCCAGCAGCTTCATGTCATGGCACGCCAATTTTGTCAGCCTTGATAAAGGAAAAGCGATCATTTTGATGAACAATGAAACAAGATATCCGATCGTTATCTACAAGCCAAAAAAGAAGGATTTATTTAAAATAAAAGAGTTAATTTGCGAGGCTATTTCGGTGGCTTTACGTATGGAAGGTGTTCGGAAGGAAGTCATTGAAACCTACATGGCGAAAGCTGGTGAAATTTCCTTTTCGCAAACATCGGGTAGAAGCATGGTGGCAAAGATGAACAATGCTGTCCGTGAAATTGGTTTTATGCAAGAATTTTTGGACGAAGAAACAACAATTCAACGATACATTAGCATTGCAGCAGGCAGGCTGATTCAGGGTTCTGGAACAAATGAATATTTTTATCCATATGAAAAAATGCTTCAATGTCTTGGCATTGTTGCTTTAAATAAAAGTGAAGCAGTGGATGAGGTTCTAGATGTCGAACTGTATCAACTGAAGATACAAATTAACCTGGAAGGTCATGATATATGGCGGCGCGTTCTCGTACCTTCCACTTACTCTTTTCGACATCTCCATCATATTATTCAAACTGTTTTTGATTGGCAAAATTATCACTTGCATGAATTTGTTGTGGGAAGAGGAGAAAATGAAAGACTACTTCAAATTGTGATGGATGATGACCCAGAAACAATGGAATTTGTAAATTTCGATAATGTTGAGATTCGGAAGGAGCAATTTGTTGCATTAGAGGATATTTTTCCAAAATATAATGTGGTCAGTTATGAATATGATTTCGGAGACTCTTGGGAGCATACGATAACACTTGAAAAGGTAGTAAAATCAAAATCGTTCCAAGCAACATATATAGACGGCAACGGAGAAAGACCTCCTGAAGATGTCGGAGGAGCACCTGGGTTTGAAGAATATTTAAGTCTGATTGAAAATAAAAAGCATCCGATGCATCATGAGATGAAAGCATGGGCTGAAAACCAAAAAGAAAGGAAGTTTAGTCCGGAAAAGATCGATCAACGGCTTAAACGAACAATCAGTGGTTATTCGTATTCACCATTTTCGTGCTAA